In a single window of the Desulfovibrio mangrovi genome:
- a CDS encoding formyltransferase family protein, giving the protein MKILFLGPPCPAIENALAELKHEVLQTEGGFTVSWLQANAIEFGISYRYKRIIKKNAIDFFQGRLINLHISYLPWNRGYDPNLWSYLEETPRGVTIHRIDEGIDTGDILLQKQVEIDTTKDTLATSYDKLSREMERLFIENVGDLLDGGIEARPQRGAGSFHLAKDKTPFMELLKEKGWDTPVSALLGRARKTR; this is encoded by the coding sequence GTGAAAATCCTTTTCTTAGGCCCCCCTTGCCCTGCAATTGAGAACGCACTTGCAGAGCTGAAGCATGAAGTCCTTCAAACGGAAGGGGGCTTCACTGTTTCGTGGCTGCAAGCCAACGCTATTGAGTTCGGAATAAGCTATCGATACAAACGGATTATCAAGAAAAACGCGATAGACTTTTTTCAAGGCAGGCTCATCAATCTTCACATTTCGTACCTGCCCTGGAACAGAGGATACGATCCGAATCTATGGTCATATCTTGAGGAAACGCCAAGGGGCGTTACCATACATCGAATTGATGAAGGCATTGATACCGGCGACATTCTTTTACAGAAACAGGTCGAAATCGATACCACGAAAGACACGCTGGCAACATCCTACGACAAGCTTTCGCGCGAGATGGAACGCCTGTTCATCGAGAATGTCGGAGATTTGCTGGATGGCGGCATTGAGGCAAGGCCACAGAGGGGAGCGGGCTCTTTCCACCTCGCCAAGGACAAGACTCCCTTCATGGAGTTGCTGAAGGAAAAGGGCTGGGATACTCCCGTATCAGCCCTGCTGGGACGTGCAAGAAAGACACGCTAG
- the pseG gene encoding UDP-2,4-diacetamido-2,4,6-trideoxy-beta-L-altropyranose hydrolase: protein MRLIIRADAPPHMGAGHVMRCMALALAAKAQGLDVCMACRIDIRWLRERLSKENLEVVFLDGQPHGKEDPETLLQHLALSAQGVEASRCRVVLDGYHFDHACQQAVCNAGYKLLVIDDYNHLPEYHCDILLNQNLGAEDYAYKGNIGQKLLGLRYLLLRPEFAAARAKADARELPETPQKILLTLGGGDFSEHLRELVPCLGVPEMQGRTLRVITGAMPAETIRASLRDCPADIELLQNVEDIPALLLDTDLCISAGGSTCWELCCLRVPFLTVEVADNQKGIVAKLAESTLAPRFSREAFGRMLQSNNHERRKAMAAQVGCAGAQAVLEVLGT from the coding sequence ATGCGGTTGATCATCCGCGCCGACGCACCCCCGCACATGGGAGCCGGACATGTCATGCGGTGCATGGCACTGGCTCTGGCCGCCAAGGCCCAAGGCCTTGATGTCTGCATGGCCTGTCGCATCGACATCCGCTGGTTGCGGGAACGGCTTTCAAAGGAAAACCTCGAAGTCGTATTTCTGGACGGACAGCCTCACGGAAAAGAAGATCCTGAAACACTCCTTCAGCATCTGGCACTATCCGCACAGGGCGTGGAGGCGAGCCGTTGCCGGGTGGTGCTGGACGGCTACCACTTTGACCACGCCTGTCAGCAGGCGGTCTGCAATGCCGGATACAAGCTGCTGGTCATTGACGACTACAACCATTTGCCCGAATACCATTGCGACATACTGCTGAACCAGAACCTTGGCGCAGAAGACTACGCCTACAAGGGGAATATCGGGCAGAAACTTCTCGGCCTACGCTACCTCCTCTTGCGTCCCGAATTTGCCGCTGCCCGTGCAAAGGCAGACGCAAGAGAATTGCCGGAAACCCCGCAGAAGATATTGCTCACGCTTGGGGGCGGCGATTTTTCGGAACACTTGCGTGAACTGGTGCCATGCTTAGGTGTACCAGAGATGCAGGGGCGCACATTACGGGTAATTACCGGAGCCATGCCGGCAGAAACCATTCGGGCCAGCCTGCGCGACTGCCCTGCCGATATTGAGCTGTTGCAGAATGTGGAAGATATACCCGCCCTGCTGCTGGATACGGACCTGTGCATATCGGCAGGAGGCAGCACCTGTTGGGAGCTGTGCTGCCTGCGGGTGCCTTTTCTGACTGTCGAGGTGGCCGACAACCAGAAGGGGATTGTTGCAAAGCTGGCCGAAAGCACTCTGGCTCCGCGCTTTTCCAGAGAGGCATTCGGCCGGATGCTGCAATCAAACAATCATGAAAGACGCAAGGCAATGGCTGCGCAGGTAGGCTGCGCAGGTGCGCAAGCAGTTCTTGAGGTGTTGGGAACGTGA
- the pseF gene encoding pseudaminic acid cytidylyltransferase, whose protein sequence is MTQNALCIVMARGGSKRVPRKNIRPFCGRPMVEWPIRAALESGVFSSVIMSTEDAEIARVAEACGASIPFLRPAHLADDFSTTADVLLHALQRLRQSSGTLPQYCCCLYGTSALVTPQFLRKGLEQLSTRRCELVMAVAEYAHPIERSLQFSDDGTVFYRQPEFVSVRTQDIKPSYHDLGLFYWFSTEAFLREGGTSFLPLSKSAIVVPRSVAVDIDTEEDWAFAELVARSQGLC, encoded by the coding sequence ATGACGCAGAACGCCCTTTGCATTGTTATGGCCCGTGGCGGGTCAAAGCGTGTGCCGCGCAAGAACATCCGGCCCTTTTGCGGACGCCCGATGGTCGAATGGCCCATAAGGGCGGCTCTGGAGTCAGGCGTTTTTTCCTCTGTGATCATGTCCACTGAGGATGCAGAGATCGCCAGGGTGGCAGAAGCGTGCGGCGCTTCAATCCCCTTTCTGCGTCCGGCGCACCTGGCCGATGACTTTTCCACAACGGCAGACGTGTTGCTTCACGCCTTGCAGCGCCTGCGGCAGAGCAGCGGAACGCTGCCGCAATACTGCTGCTGTCTGTACGGCACTTCGGCGCTTGTAACGCCACAGTTTCTCCGGAAGGGGCTGGAGCAACTGTCAACCAGACGCTGTGAACTGGTCATGGCTGTTGCAGAGTATGCCCACCCCATAGAACGTTCGCTGCAATTCAGCGATGACGGCACAGTCTTTTATCGCCAACCCGAGTTTGTTTCTGTCCGCACACAGGACATCAAGCCGTCATACCATGATCTCGGACTCTTCTACTGGTTCTCCACGGAGGCCTTCCTGCGCGAAGGCGGCACCAGCTTTCTTCCCTTGAGCAAGAGCGCCATCGTTGTGCCACGATCCGTTGCCGTGGATATTGATACGGAAGAGGATTGGGCCTTTGCCGAATTAGTCGCAAGATCCCAAGGGCTGTGCTGA
- the pseC gene encoding UDP-4-amino-4,6-dideoxy-N-acetyl-beta-L-altrosamine transaminase yields MNTFLPYGHQMIDDEDIAAVVQALRSDFLTTGPAVELFESDICAYTGTAHGLAVSSGTAALHAAMHALGIKEGDEVIVPAITFAATSNAVLYCGGNTVFADVEADTLLIDPQAVEAAITPRTKAIIGVDYAGQPCNWDALRRIADRHGLALVADACHAIGGEYNGRKVGTLADVTVFSFHPVKHITTGEGGMAVTNDAALAARMRAFRGHGITTTAAEREKMGGWYYEMVELGYNYRITDFQCALGSSQLKKLDGWIEIRNALATLYDAAFAGTAVAPLARRDGVRHAYHLYVVRTPERDAVFKRMRDAQIGVNVHYIPVYLHPYYRELGYAKGLCPVAEAAYAEILTLPMWAGMQRDEIERVVQLLERQ; encoded by the coding sequence ATGAATACGTTCCTGCCATACGGTCACCAGATGATCGACGACGAGGACATCGCAGCCGTTGTGCAGGCGCTGCGCTCTGACTTTCTGACCACCGGTCCGGCGGTGGAACTCTTTGAATCTGACATATGTGCATACACCGGCACGGCTCACGGCTTGGCCGTCTCCAGCGGAACCGCGGCTCTGCACGCGGCCATGCATGCCTTGGGCATCAAGGAAGGGGATGAAGTCATTGTTCCCGCCATCACCTTTGCCGCCACGTCCAATGCTGTTCTCTACTGCGGCGGAAATACCGTATTCGCAGATGTGGAGGCAGACACCCTTCTCATTGACCCGCAGGCAGTGGAAGCAGCCATTACCCCCCGCACCAAGGCCATCATAGGCGTGGATTACGCCGGTCAGCCCTGCAACTGGGATGCGCTGCGCCGCATTGCTGACAGGCACGGACTGGCGCTTGTGGCGGACGCCTGCCACGCCATAGGCGGCGAATACAACGGCCGCAAGGTGGGCACGCTGGCAGATGTGACCGTTTTCAGCTTCCATCCGGTGAAGCACATCACCACGGGCGAAGGCGGCATGGCTGTCACCAACGATGCAGCCCTTGCTGCACGCATGCGGGCCTTCAGAGGGCACGGCATCACCACCACGGCGGCAGAACGCGAGAAGATGGGCGGCTGGTATTATGAAATGGTTGAGCTGGGGTACAACTATCGGATCACCGACTTTCAATGCGCCCTTGGCAGCAGCCAGCTCAAGAAACTTGATGGCTGGATAGAAATACGAAACGCTCTCGCCACCCTGTATGATGCAGCCTTTGCGGGCACGGCAGTTGCTCCTCTGGCCCGCCGCGATGGAGTTCGGCATGCATATCACCTGTATGTGGTGCGCACGCCTGAACGGGATGCCGTTTTCAAACGGATGCGCGACGCGCAGATTGGCGTCAACGTCCACTACATCCCGGTCTACCTGCATCCGTACTACCGGGAGCTGGGCTATGCGAAAGGCCTTTGCCCGGTGGCGGAGGCTGCGTATGCGGAGATTCTGACCCTGCCCATGTGGGCAGGAATGCAACGTGACGAAATAGAACGGGTAGTGCAGCTTCTTGAGAGACAATAA
- the pseB gene encoding UDP-N-acetylglucosamine 4,6-dehydratase (inverting), whose amino-acid sequence MFDGKTILITGGTGSFGKKCVELVLQSYKPNRLIVFSRDELKQFEMAQRFSPETYRCMRYFIGDVRDKERLYRAFRGVDYVIHAAALKQVPAAEYNPTECIRTNIYGAENIVNAAADLGVQKVVALSTDKAVAPVNLYGATKLCSDKLFVAANAFTGCDTVYSVVRYGNVMGSRGSVIPFFIQRRDEGGPLSITDNRMTRFWITLEESVRMVLNAFEQAGGGEVFVPKIPSMRITDLAEAIAPGMETVQVGIRPGEKLHETMITAEDSRHTIDIGDYYVIKPETFRYRGPEGTPVADGFEYNSSTNETWLSAPELRTILRKQGFDVQ is encoded by the coding sequence ATGTTTGATGGAAAAACCATCCTCATTACAGGTGGTACCGGGTCTTTCGGCAAGAAGTGCGTGGAGCTTGTTTTGCAATCATACAAGCCCAACCGCCTGATTGTGTTCAGCCGCGACGAGCTGAAGCAGTTTGAGATGGCTCAGCGGTTCTCTCCCGAAACGTATCGTTGCATGCGCTACTTCATTGGCGACGTACGGGACAAGGAACGCTTATACCGGGCCTTTCGCGGTGTTGACTATGTCATACACGCAGCCGCGCTCAAGCAGGTGCCCGCAGCCGAATACAACCCCACGGAATGCATACGCACCAACATTTACGGTGCAGAGAACATCGTCAACGCCGCCGCAGACCTTGGCGTGCAAAAGGTTGTGGCCCTTTCCACAGACAAGGCTGTTGCGCCGGTCAATCTCTACGGTGCCACCAAGCTGTGTTCCGACAAGCTCTTTGTGGCTGCCAACGCCTTCACAGGATGCGACACCGTCTACTCTGTCGTGCGTTACGGAAACGTCATGGGGTCACGCGGTTCGGTCATTCCGTTTTTCATACAGAGACGTGATGAGGGCGGCCCCCTGTCCATCACGGACAACCGCATGACGCGCTTCTGGATCACCCTCGAAGAAAGCGTCAGAATGGTGCTGAACGCCTTTGAACAGGCCGGAGGCGGAGAAGTCTTTGTTCCCAAAATTCCCAGCATGCGCATTACCGACCTTGCCGAAGCCATCGCCCCCGGAATGGAAACGGTCCAAGTGGGCATACGCCCCGGTGAAAAGCTGCATGAAACCATGATTACCGCCGAAGACAGCAGACATACCATCGATATCGGCGATTACTACGTCATCAAGCCGGAAACGTTCCGCTACCGGGGACCGGAAGGTACGCCCGTTGCCGATGGCTTTGAGTACAATTCCAGCACGAACGAAACATGGCTTTCAGCGCCGGAACTCAGGACAATCCTGCGCAAGCAAGGCTTTGACGTGCAATAA
- a CDS encoding response regulator, with product MSFAESFRALDFLEQAQALHKLQTEPSGEALAALMPLFQEPTGDTAADTMVRNSIRTLLQKAPESIISGLEHPHLPFAALCRDLAGEMQLDEAAPVLVNQLSKTSDSASLHETLTALGRIGALEAIPVFRDHMRNADPVVSSLCIQYLGMLGDTGSIPALSDIVAANETEERYAVCDITTWAAIEGLGRIGASAHAPALSELARFIHHRNPEARRIVQETFVQCGVTAIPHVSPALLDSDKDCRIMAANALRDIAHKASAEPLINALEQGAASDPNVGFAIYEALGRTPGVKSLVALTDALPIEQEPTTLLAVVHALESLTSAVVGKRFLEIITDRMAARDQQAQRILQAVMEAHAVKLFPHLYADPVAGRILVSLILKSKNTETMQVFLDALAQCQGELARKDEAAIRMGMPRDEADRPKLLAIDDSTAMRNFYRTHGAIIGFDVTLAEHGRDALDIVEALNGTFDVIVVDMNMPVMDGIQFTEKLRAMPLYATTPVLMATTESGRSQATLARKSGVSSFLPKPFTPEMLQNRLGKLLERAKR from the coding sequence ATGTCCTTTGCAGAATCTTTCCGCGCCCTCGATTTTCTGGAACAGGCTCAGGCCCTGCACAAGCTGCAGACCGAACCTTCCGGAGAAGCCCTTGCCGCCCTCATGCCCCTGTTTCAGGAGCCCACGGGCGACACGGCCGCTGACACCATGGTGCGCAATTCCATCCGCACCCTGCTGCAGAAGGCCCCAGAGAGCATAATCAGCGGTCTGGAGCACCCGCATCTCCCATTTGCCGCACTATGCAGGGACCTTGCAGGCGAGATGCAGCTGGATGAGGCAGCTCCGGTGCTGGTCAACCAGCTCTCCAAGACATCGGATTCGGCCTCACTGCACGAGACCCTGACCGCCCTCGGCCGCATCGGGGCTCTGGAAGCCATTCCCGTCTTCCGCGACCACATGCGCAACGCAGACCCCGTGGTCTCATCCCTGTGCATACAGTATCTGGGCATGCTCGGAGATACGGGGAGCATTCCCGCACTCTCGGACATCGTTGCGGCCAATGAAACCGAAGAACGCTACGCCGTTTGCGACATCACCACCTGGGCCGCCATCGAAGGTCTCGGACGCATCGGCGCATCCGCGCACGCGCCTGCCCTTAGCGAACTGGCGCGGTTCATACACCACCGCAACCCCGAAGCCAGACGAATCGTTCAGGAAACCTTTGTCCAGTGCGGTGTAACAGCCATTCCGCATGTAAGCCCGGCGTTGCTCGATTCCGACAAGGACTGCCGCATCATGGCGGCCAATGCCCTGCGCGACATCGCGCACAAGGCCTCGGCCGAACCGCTCATCAACGCGCTGGAACAGGGCGCAGCCTCCGACCCCAACGTGGGCTTTGCCATCTATGAAGCGCTGGGGCGTACCCCGGGCGTAAAAAGCCTTGTGGCACTTACCGATGCCCTGCCGATAGAACAGGAACCGACCACCCTGCTGGCCGTGGTGCACGCACTGGAATCCCTTACCTCGGCAGTCGTGGGGAAACGCTTTCTCGAAATCATCACCGACCGCATGGCCGCGCGAGATCAACAGGCTCAACGCATTCTGCAGGCCGTCATGGAAGCGCATGCCGTCAAACTTTTCCCGCATCTCTACGCAGACCCCGTAGCGGGCCGCATTCTCGTCAGCCTTATTCTCAAAAGCAAAAACACGGAGACCATGCAGGTCTTTCTTGATGCCCTTGCACAATGCCAAGGAGAACTGGCCCGTAAAGACGAGGCCGCCATCCGCATGGGCATGCCCCGGGATGAAGCAGACAGGCCAAAGTTGCTCGCCATTGACGACTCCACGGCCATGCGCAACTTCTACCGCACCCATGGTGCCATCATAGGCTTTGACGTCACCCTCGCTGAACACGGACGCGATGCGCTGGATATCGTGGAGGCGCTTAATGGCACCTTCGACGTTATCGTCGTGGACATGAACATGCCCGTCATGGACGGTATTCAGTTCACGGAAAAACTCCGCGCCATGCCCCTGTACGCCACCACCCCCGTGCTGATGGCCACCACGGAATCCGGCAGATCACAGGCAACTCTTGCCCGCAAAAGCGGCGTGTCGTCCTTCCTACCAAAGCCCTTCACGCCGGAGATGCTCCAGAACAGGCTGGGCAAACTGCTCGAACGCGCCAAACGATAG
- a CDS encoding chemotaxis protein CheX, whose amino-acid sequence MSTGIEVAKPFISATVNVLSTMAGINPVPGKPYVKKNTVAQGDVSAVIGITGYKNGSISVTFTKKCAIALVKAMLGDDIQDLIQDTKDAVGEVTNMISGQARAGLAEMGMVFQGATPSVIMGDNHSITHVTKSPIMAIPFSTANGDFTVEFCFE is encoded by the coding sequence ATGAGCACCGGAATCGAGGTCGCAAAGCCCTTTATCAGCGCCACCGTCAATGTTCTTTCCACCATGGCAGGTATCAATCCCGTCCCCGGAAAGCCCTATGTGAAAAAGAATACGGTAGCTCAGGGCGATGTTTCCGCCGTTATCGGCATTACAGGCTACAAGAACGGAAGCATCTCGGTCACCTTTACCAAGAAGTGCGCCATCGCCCTTGTCAAAGCCATGCTCGGCGACGACATTCAGGACCTTATTCAAGACACCAAGGATGCCGTGGGCGAAGTCACCAACATGATTTCCGGGCAGGCCCGTGCCGGCCTTGCCGAAATGGGCATGGTCTTTCAGGGGGCCACTCCTTCCGTCATCATGGGTGACAACCATTCCATCACACACGTGACCAAAAGCCCGATAATGGCCATCCCCTTCTCCACTGCCAACGGGGACTTTACCGTAGAGTTCTGCTTCGAATAA
- a CDS encoding tetratricopeptide repeat protein codes for MCAAKEIGALNTQGMQAMGRGDYMNAEFMLHQALRKATALGAEGYTAKIQNNLALILAAQGKHPEAARLFRAALDVLERKTGGNNRLCESIRNNIEAVGDAASASPRLAA; via the coding sequence ATGTGCGCAGCCAAGGAGATTGGAGCTCTCAACACGCAAGGCATGCAGGCCATGGGCCGTGGAGATTACATGAATGCCGAATTCATGCTGCATCAGGCCCTTCGCAAGGCCACGGCATTGGGAGCGGAGGGATACACCGCCAAGATACAGAACAATCTTGCCCTCATTCTTGCGGCACAGGGCAAGCACCCTGAAGCGGCCAGACTGTTCCGCGCGGCGCTGGATGTGCTTGAACGAAAAACCGGCGGCAACAACCGGCTCTGCGAGTCCATCCGGAATAATATCGAAGCGGTAGGAGATGCCGCGTCCGCATCACCCCGCCTGGCCGCGTAG
- a CDS encoding DUF2325 domain-containing protein, protein MCATLIGGMDRLRRDYINAAKARGIDLKVFTGKENQISSQMGYPDLVIVFTSKVSHAARKEVLSYAKSRNIPVRMVHSCGVSTLRNSLNPEQQH, encoded by the coding sequence ATGTGCGCGACACTCATAGGCGGCATGGACAGACTCAGGCGGGATTATATCAATGCCGCAAAGGCACGCGGAATCGACCTGAAGGTGTTCACAGGCAAGGAGAACCAGATATCCAGTCAGATGGGCTACCCCGATCTGGTTATCGTATTCACCAGCAAGGTGTCGCACGCCGCCCGCAAGGAAGTGCTCAGCTACGCGAAATCCCGGAACATCCCCGTGCGCATGGTGCACTCATGCGGGGTTTCCACATTACGCAACAGCCTCAACCCGGAACAACAACACTAA
- a CDS encoding DUF1007 family protein: protein MFRRLKLHMRFWSVLLACACLVLPGVVPKAAAHPHVFVDATVDFVFGEDGLAGLNVRWTFDAMASTQYLMDLDVNGDGKLTAEEWATQRDDIAVFLAEERFFTHVAVNGQPVFIPAIRDFVATFENGQLEYSFHAPLSVPNGADVLVAVFDPSYYTDFQVSEENIRLSGRPDGASFSLVDAPDLAFYDGQIIPLAAKVQF from the coding sequence ATGTTCAGACGGTTGAAACTGCATATGCGGTTCTGGTCCGTATTGCTTGCATGTGCCTGTCTTGTGTTGCCGGGCGTGGTGCCAAAGGCGGCTGCGCATCCCCATGTCTTTGTGGATGCGACCGTGGATTTTGTTTTTGGAGAAGACGGTCTTGCGGGGTTGAATGTTCGCTGGACCTTTGATGCCATGGCCAGCACGCAGTATCTGATGGATCTTGATGTAAACGGGGACGGCAAACTGACGGCGGAGGAATGGGCAACGCAGCGCGATGATATTGCCGTGTTTCTGGCCGAAGAGCGTTTCTTTACCCATGTGGCCGTGAACGGCCAGCCCGTGTTCATTCCGGCCATTCGCGATTTCGTGGCGACTTTCGAGAACGGCCAGTTGGAGTATTCATTCCACGCTCCTCTGAGTGTGCCGAATGGAGCCGATGTGTTGGTGGCCGTATTCGATCCTTCCTACTACACGGATTTTCAGGTCAGCGAAGAGAACATCCGCCTTTCCGGTCGTCCGGACGGGGCCTCCTTCTCGCTGGTCGACGCTCCTGATCTGGCCTTCTATGACGGTCAGATCATCCCGCTGGCGGCCAAGGTGCAGTTCTGA
- a CDS encoding nickel/cobalt transporter: MRIQRLTFYCAAACVALLMLVFPVAPAVDGSTAGGLGFVTAAEANPFTKGARARGAEASAEQGGVARVHANATAMPPQAGSIQPVSPHGAVPAVPSSSAELSGGEAPARDAGFFAMPYTRMLRTITAVQKELRQKLSELGRDIADNPGGESFWLFMGLSFFYGVVHALGPGHGKAVVFSYFLGKRGSVARGFAMGHLLSFVHAFSAVVLVFVLQWLMGRPDSQGFDEARGVLQHVSYGLVAAIGLIMLVHAVYETVSGRQAARVCYASAPQAGYGGIAAVSLLAGLVPCPGAALVLAFALSLGLPWTGLFAVLALAVGMGLTTSLFGVLSIVSRSALVHVAGRGPRLLSVAYSMLAIAGALGITLLGTMLFLTVKC, translated from the coding sequence ATGCGTATACAGCGATTGACGTTTTATTGTGCAGCGGCCTGCGTGGCGCTGCTGATGCTGGTATTTCCGGTGGCCCCCGCTGTTGACGGCAGTACCGCCGGAGGTTTGGGCTTTGTGACTGCGGCTGAGGCGAACCCTTTCACCAAAGGTGCTCGCGCCAGAGGCGCTGAGGCGTCTGCGGAGCAAGGGGGCGTAGCGCGGGTGCATGCGAATGCCACGGCCATGCCGCCACAGGCCGGGAGCATACAGCCGGTTTCTCCTCATGGCGCAGTGCCTGCTGTGCCGTCATCGTCTGCGGAGTTGTCCGGGGGCGAGGCTCCTGCTCGTGATGCTGGGTTTTTCGCCATGCCGTACACCCGCATGTTGCGAACCATTACCGCCGTGCAGAAGGAATTGCGTCAGAAATTGTCCGAACTGGGCAGGGATATTGCCGACAATCCGGGCGGAGAATCCTTCTGGCTGTTCATGGGACTTTCCTTTTTTTACGGCGTGGTGCACGCCCTTGGTCCCGGGCACGGCAAGGCAGTGGTCTTTTCCTATTTTCTGGGGAAGCGCGGCAGCGTGGCCCGCGGCTTTGCCATGGGACACCTGCTTTCGTTCGTTCATGCGTTTTCGGCCGTGGTGCTTGTGTTCGTTTTGCAATGGCTCATGGGGCGTCCTGATTCGCAGGGATTCGATGAGGCCAGAGGCGTGCTGCAGCATGTGAGCTACGGCCTTGTGGCGGCAATCGGATTGATCATGCTGGTGCATGCAGTGTATGAAACCGTATCCGGCCGGCAGGCTGCGAGGGTTTGCTACGCTTCCGCACCGCAGGCGGGATACGGTGGCATTGCAGCCGTTTCGTTGCTGGCGGGGCTGGTGCCCTGTCCGGGGGCGGCACTGGTGCTGGCCTTCGCCCTGAGTCTTGGCCTGCCGTGGACCGGGCTGTTTGCCGTATTGGCTTTGGCCGTGGGAATGGGGCTGACAACATCGCTCTTTGGTGTGCTGAGCATTGTTTCGCGCAGCGCGCTTGTGCATGTGGCGGGCAGGGGGCCGAGGTTGCTTTCTGTTGCGTATAGCATGCTTGCCATTGCAGGAGCATTGGGAATAACCCTGCTCGGGACGATGCTGTTCCTTACCGTGAAGTGCTGA
- a CDS encoding ferredoxin, translated as MAKILVIDPNECIACESCVELCPEAFRMSSDNELAEVIDAESKADCVEDAINTCPVQCIKWEDA; from the coding sequence ATGGCCAAGATTCTGGTAATTGACCCCAATGAATGCATCGCCTGCGAATCGTGTGTGGAACTTTGCCCCGAAGCGTTCAGGATGTCCAGCGACAACGAGCTTGCAGAAGTCATCGACGCCGAATCCAAAGCAGATTGCGTGGAAGACGCCATCAACACGTGCCCCGTGCAGTGCATCAAATGGGAAGATGCATAG
- a CDS encoding tetratricopeptide repeat protein, giving the protein MDSGGKMAKEHLARAKAYFQRHDVMRALEAVVNALQIMQRGITGPDKTAADSALREMVAQLNRTEEISSRFPKGIPYKPGVEKQLHAVFNQLLQSIRMEQERESYTQTLERKQKLDRLLNYGRKLLEAGKVQDAEGAFQEAVECYVDEHAMFRMMGEACLAVKQPRMAAKYLKQAVKVDKDRVRVGQLLVRALEESGNIPAARKMEAELKLS; this is encoded by the coding sequence ATGGATTCCGGCGGAAAAATGGCAAAGGAGCATCTTGCGCGGGCGAAGGCGTATTTTCAGCGTCACGACGTGATGCGTGCGCTGGAAGCCGTGGTGAACGCCCTGCAGATCATGCAGCGCGGTATCACGGGGCCGGACAAGACTGCTGCGGATTCGGCCCTGCGGGAGATGGTTGCCCAGCTTAACAGGACAGAGGAGATTTCCTCCCGTTTTCCCAAGGGCATTCCCTATAAGCCGGGCGTGGAAAAGCAGTTGCATGCTGTGTTCAATCAGTTGCTGCAGTCCATACGCATGGAGCAGGAGCGCGAAAGCTATACGCAGACGCTGGAGCGCAAGCAGAAGCTCGACAGGTTGCTCAATTACGGACGCAAGCTGCTGGAAGCCGGCAAGGTGCAGGATGCGGAGGGAGCCTTTCAGGAAGCCGTCGAATGCTACGTGGATGAGCACGCGATGTTCCGCATGATGGGCGAGGCCTGTCTTGCGGTCAAACAGCCGCGTATGGCTGCGAAGTACCTGAAGCAGGCCGTAAAGGTCGACAAAGACCGCGTCCGTGTGGGGCAGTTGCTTGTCCGCGCGCTGGAAGAGAGCGGCAACATTCCGGCTGCCAGAAAGATGGAAGCCGAACTGAAGCTTTCCTGA
- a CDS encoding TRAP transporter small permease subunit, with amino-acid sequence MVQAIIRKIDAFTEVIGKATMGLALLLVLLVMADVAMRYVFSISFAAVRELEWHMYSMLFLFGGAYTLRHDSHVRVDVAYQHFSPRNRALINVLGCLIFLFPGCFLVIKTSVMFTKFSWMMAEQSPDPGGLPFRWFLKGCLPVAFGLLALQGVSFFLKNLLVLLGKAEPEEA; translated from the coding sequence ATGGTACAAGCGATTATCCGTAAAATAGATGCCTTCACGGAAGTGATTGGCAAGGCCACCATGGGACTGGCATTGCTGCTGGTTCTGCTGGTTATGGCAGACGTAGCCATGCGCTATGTGTTCAGCATCAGTTTTGCCGCTGTGCGCGAGCTGGAGTGGCATATGTATTCGATGCTGTTTCTTTTCGGCGGTGCCTACACCCTGCGCCACGACAGCCACGTGCGCGTGGATGTGGCCTACCAGCACTTCAGCCCGCGAAACCGCGCATTGATTAATGTGCTCGGCTGCCTCATCTTCCTGTTCCCCGGTTGCTTTCTGGTGATCAAGACCTCGGTCATGTTCACCAAATTCAGCTGGATGATGGCCGAGCAATCGCCCGATCCGGGCGGTCTGCCCTTCCGCTGGTTCCTTAAGGGGTGCCTGCCCGTGGCCTTTGGTCTGCTTGCCCTGCAGGGCGTTTCCTTTTTCCTGAAGAATCTGCTTGTCCTTCTCGGCAAGGCAGAGCCCGAGGAGGCGTAA